AAATTCCAATGTGATGATATAACCGGGCCATTCTCCCAGCAGGTCATAAAATGTTTTTCCAGCCGGCTTTCCATTCAGATACATATAATTTGAACCGAAAAAAAGATTTATTGGGAAAATGACTAAAGCTAACAGATTCAAACCAATTGCTGACCTGACCGCATCTTTTACCGTCAGATTAAAGCCATAAACAAAATGACCGTACAGAGCACTTAATATAATAACTCCATGGACAAGCCAATATCTGACAGCTTCATAATGGGGTAAGGACTCAGTGAGTGTGGGCGTAAATATGGATTGTGCACAACCTGCTATGATCCAAAAGAACACTAAACTCCATGCTGTCTTACTTTTGGACCACATAATAAATGGCATAACCAATGTCATTATATTGCAAAGATGAAGCGGTATATCATTTGTAGTGTCAAAAATTCCTGACTGATATTTATAGCTTACTTTAAAAATTTGTGTAAATGCTGCTAAAATACATATTATAGTGATGTAAATTTTTTGTTCTTTTTCGTTCCATTTGTATTTACCCAGATAAATGATACCCGCGATAAACAGAATCGTGGAAATAAAACAGATTAAGTGTTCTGTACCATAATTTGTAAAATTCCCGTTATCCAAAAGTATTGTGTCCATAATGATTGATACCTAATATTAAATTAAGTTTCAAAAATAAGTAATAAAATTAAATCAGGAAATTATTAAATAACTAAATCAAAATTGCAGATTAAGTTCAAATCTTGAAATCTGCCAATTTGGTAGTTTGTTGCATCAGGTAATGGTCCACTATCACTAAAGCTGCCATTGCTTCTACAATAGGAACAGCACGTGGTACCACGCAGGGGTCATGTCTTCCTTTCCCTTGAATGGTGACAGGTTCACCAATTTCACTGACCGTTTCCTGATTGAGAATAATGGTTGCAACCGGTTTAAAAGCCACATTAAAATAGATAGGCATTCCATTTGAAATTCCACCCTGTATCCCACCCGAATGGTTGGTGGTTGTAATTATTTTTCCGTTTTCATTTTTAAAGACGTCGTTGTGTTCTGAACCTTTCATAGAAACACATTTAAAGCCTGAGCCATATTCAAAACCTTTCACCGCATTGATACTCAACATGGCTTTTGCCAGATCTGCATGTAATTTATCAAAAACAGGTGCACCTAAACCTACCGGACAATTTTCTATAATGCACGAAATCATGCCACCTATCGTATCTCCCGCTTTTCTAACTTCCAGAATGAGTTGTTCCATCTGTACTGCTACATCCGGATCCGGGCACCTTACATCATTTTGTTCTGTAAGAGACAGGTCCAGTTGTTTATTGGTATCCAAAGAAATATTGCCTACCTGACTGACAAAGGCCTGAATTTTTACATTTATTCCTGCTAAAATTTGTTTTGCAATAGCTCCGGCAACCACACGTGCTGCTGTTTCCCTTGCGGATGATCGTCCGCCCCCTTTATAGTCTCTGATTCCATACTTAACGTTGTAAGTGAAATCTGCATGAGAAGGTCTGTATTTGTCTGAAATGTGGTCATAATCAACAGACTTCTGGTCTGAATTGGGGATGAAAATGCTGATGGGCGTACCTGTACTTTTTGTTTCAAATATACCGGATTGAACCACAAAACTATCTGATTCTTTCCGTTGTGTAACAATCCTTGATTGTCCGGGCTTTCTGCGATCTAGCTCTGTCTGAATAAATTGTAAATCTATTTCAAGTCCTGAAGGACAACCGTCAATCACAACTCCTATTCCGGAACCATGAGATTCGCCGTACGTCGTTACTCTGAAAATATTACCAAATGTATTTCCTGCCATACGGCAAAATTAAGATATTTTATTATCCCGAGAATCTTATATGGATTTATTTCATGTTTTCATCATGTATATGAGTTATAAATTCAGATATTTGCATTTTTTCTAAGGATAATGATGTGTATTTCGATTTTAAAGATTTGTTAACTAACAATATATCTGAATGGATTGTCTTTATATATATCAACAAAATTATATTCAAATGAAGCGAATTTCCTTTTTACTTTTCATGGTAATGTTTTTTAATAAAGAGATTGTAATCGCCCAAACGCTGGAGGAAGAAATCGGATTTGTGTTTGTAAAAGCAGAATACCTTTTTGAAACATCCAGATATGATGATGCTATTATTCAATACAATCAGGTTATTAATAAAGACCCAAAATATAAAGACGCTTTGATTAAGAGAGCTATGGCCAAGCAACAATTGGGTGCTTTTAAAGGAGCCAAGATGGATGCGTTGCAGTATATTGATCTGAAAGGAATAACAGGGTCGGCAGCAGCAATTCTTGCTAAAGCTGAACTTTCTTTATACCAGACTGAATCTGCGCTCAATAATATTTCTGCTGCGATTGGACTTTCACCGGAAGAAGCGGAATATTATGAATTCAGAGCAAGGATTTATGAATCTGATGGAATGATGATTAAAGCGTGTGCTGACCTTGAAAAGGCAATGATGAACGGTTCTGCTTCAGCTGAAGCAAAAGCAAGATCATTGTGCGGAATCACAAAGAAACAAAAACCTCAACCGCAAACGCAATCCCCTGTTCCAACGCCCACTGAAGTTTACAGCGGAGACCAAACAAATTCAGGTAACACAGAAGGTCAAACTAATGAAAATAGCGCCAATCAAACAGAAAACAACGGTTCAGTCTCTGATACTACACAAGAAGGAGAAAATACCAATGAAGATGTAGTGATTGAAGAGAAAGAGGATGAAACCATTCCCAAGCCGGATGATTTCAGAAATATTTTAAGTATTGATGACGATCTGAGTATAGAATTGTATGGTCAGGGTGTTGGACGACGAGGGATTACTGAAGTACCGAGTATTTTAATCTTATCAGATGAAGATGGTATAGTCAGCGTTGATTTTTGCGTTAATAGTAA
The genomic region above belongs to Saprospiraceae bacterium and contains:
- the aroC gene encoding chorismate synthase, which encodes MAGNTFGNIFRVTTYGESHGSGIGVVIDGCPSGLEIDLQFIQTELDRRKPGQSRIVTQRKESDSFVVQSGIFETKSTGTPISIFIPNSDQKSVDYDHISDKYRPSHADFTYNVKYGIRDYKGGGRSSARETAARVVAGAIAKQILAGINVKIQAFVSQVGNISLDTNKQLDLSLTEQNDVRCPDPDVAVQMEQLILEVRKAGDTIGGMISCIIENCPVGLGAPVFDKLHADLAKAMLSINAVKGFEYGSGFKCVSMKGSEHNDVFKNENGKIITTTNHSGGIQGGISNGMPIYFNVAFKPVATIILNQETVSEIGEPVTIQGKGRHDPCVVPRAVPIVEAMAALVIVDHYLMQQTTKLADFKI
- a CDS encoding tetratricopeptide repeat protein, with protein sequence MKRISFLLFMVMFFNKEIVIAQTLEEEIGFVFVKAEYLFETSRYDDAIIQYNQVINKDPKYKDALIKRAMAKQQLGAFKGAKMDALQYIDLKGITGSAAAILAKAELSLYQTESALNNISAAIGLSPEEAEYYEFRARIYESDGMMIKACADLEKAMMNGSASAEAKARSLCGITKKQKPQPQTQSPVPTPTEVYSGDQTNSGNTEGQTNENSANQTENNGSVSDTTQEGENTNEDVVIEEKEDETIPKPDDFRNILSIDDDLSIELYGQGVGRRGITEVPSILILSDEDGIVSVDFCVNSNGDVTKAEFNASLSTIAKKSLVSLAIRKSKEFIFDKSVYVSQCGVMIFKIKGS
- a CDS encoding TIGR02206 family membrane protein: MDTILLDNGNFTNYGTEHLICFISTILFIAGIIYLGKYKWNEKEQKIYITIICILAAFTQIFKVSYKYQSGIFDTTNDIPLHLCNIMTLVMPFIMWSKSKTAWSLVFFWIIAGCAQSIFTPTLTESLPHYEAVRYWLVHGVIILSALYGHFVYGFNLTVKDAVRSAIGLNLLALVIFPINLFFGSNYMYLNGKPAGKTFYDLLGEWPGYIITLEFVVIAFFAIILIPFYWTNLKVSIRQKLYF